From one Lycium barbarum isolate Lr01 chromosome 6, ASM1917538v2, whole genome shotgun sequence genomic stretch:
- the LOC132644012 gene encoding uncharacterized protein LOC132644012: MRFGKKGKLCSRYIGPYRIVRRVGQVAYEYELPPELESVHPVFHTSMLRKCTRDPSQVVPIDNVQMKEDLSYELVPVAILDRQVLKLRTKEVTFIKVLWRNKNVEGIMWEAEEEMKSKHPHLFHTKDDDPEDNMAQDGTSNT, from the coding sequence atgagatttggcaagaagggaaaacttTGCTCGAGGTACATTGGCCCATATCGCATTGTTCGACGAGtgggtcaagtggcttatgaatatGAATTGCCTCCAGAGTTAGAATCTGTTCACCCAGTATTCCATACTTCTATGTTGAGGAAGTGCACTAGAGACCCTTCACAGGTGGTACCAATCGATAATGTGCAGATGAAAGAAGATCTATCATACGAGCTTGTCCCGGTAGCTATACTAGATAGACAAGTCCTGAAGTTAAGAACAAAGGAGGTTACCTTTATAAAGGTCCTATGGCGCAATAAGAATGTTGAAGGGATTATGTGGGAGGCAGAAGAAGAAATGAAATCGAAGCACCCGCACTTATTCCACACTAAAGATGATGATCCCGAAGATAACATGGCCCAGGATGGAACTTCTAACACCTAA